A region of Deinococcus rubellus DNA encodes the following proteins:
- a CDS encoding low temperature requirement protein A — protein MTAAQPGASHPPVSTLELFLDLVFVFTVTQITSLVVHPHGAVDYLRASLVLLIVWWMYSGYIWLTNNVGTDRTAYRLLMFGGMGGFLLMALSIPHAFGGAGMVFALGYLAVTLIHAGLFKHAPNSSAQAIRGIFGYNLAAALLLLLAALLPGLALAWWGLAVGVLLLGSAVRRGHGFQLRPAHFAERHGLILIIALGESVVAIGVGAGNSAITWRLALGALLGLALSAALWWSYFSGDDERAARALERAPAETRPHLALRGFGFGHVLMIAGIIGLAAGVKLVVGHLGGAPSALTAWSLAGGVSLYLLGDVLFRQVVGIGRAPTRLVFAMLALLSAPIGLLGGGLLQLAVLVALLVGLLWLEERRDDAQPA, from the coding sequence GTGACAGCGGCCCAGCCCGGCGCTTCGCATCCGCCGGTCAGCACGCTGGAACTGTTTCTCGATCTGGTGTTCGTCTTCACCGTGACCCAGATCACCAGTCTGGTGGTGCATCCGCACGGCGCGGTGGACTACCTGCGGGCCAGCTTGGTGCTGCTGATCGTCTGGTGGATGTACAGCGGCTACATCTGGCTCACCAACAATGTCGGCACCGACAGGACGGCCTACCGCCTGCTGATGTTCGGCGGCATGGGCGGCTTCCTGCTGATGGCGCTGAGTATTCCGCACGCTTTCGGCGGGGCGGGCATGGTCTTCGCGCTGGGCTACCTTGCCGTCACCCTGATTCACGCCGGACTCTTCAAGCATGCTCCCAACAGCAGCGCCCAGGCGATCCGGGGCATCTTCGGCTATAACTTGGCGGCGGCCTTGCTGCTGCTGCTGGCAGCCCTCCTGCCGGGCCTGGCGCTGGCATGGTGGGGCCTGGCGGTGGGCGTGCTGCTACTCGGCAGTGCGGTGCGGCGCGGGCACGGCTTTCAGCTCCGGCCGGCCCATTTCGCTGAGCGTCACGGCCTGATCCTGATCATCGCGCTGGGCGAGAGCGTGGTCGCCATCGGCGTGGGCGCGGGCAATTCGGCCATCACCTGGCGGCTGGCGCTCGGCGCGCTGCTGGGGCTGGCCCTCAGCGCCGCGCTGTGGTGGAGCTACTTTAGCGGCGACGACGAGCGGGCCGCCAGAGCGCTGGAACGCGCCCCGGCCGAGACGCGTCCACACCTGGCCCTGCGCGGCTTCGGCTTCGGCCACGTGCTGATGATTGCGGGCATCATCGGGCTGGCGGCGGGCGTCAAACTGGTGGTGGGCCACCTCGGCGGCGCTCCCAGCGCGCTGACGGCCTGGAGCCTGGCGGGCGGGGTCAGTCTCTACCTGCTCGGCGACGTGCTGTTCCGGCAGGTGGTGGGCATCGGCCGCGCCCCAACCCGACTCGTTTTTGCCATGCTGGCCCTGCTGAGTGCGCCGATTGGCCTGCTGGGCGGCGGACTGCTTCAGCTGGCCGTACTGGTGGCGCTGCTGGTGGGGCTGCTATGGCTGGAAGAGAGGCGGGATGATGCCCAACCTGCCTGA
- a CDS encoding DNA/RNA non-specific endonuclease: protein MKPLAKSSVSKQLWSAAALLLLSAVLVGCPKQSTGTTSGDNCIDEFADGSPKAPVSTVVLCRAEYISVYDPARKVPLLVAEKLQPAEFDGSVSRADNFQQDPDLAESQSAGLNDYRKSGYARGHMAPAADFTSTDEAMNQSFYLSNMVPQDSGMNSGIWASLESATRSCAKQLGSVYVMTGPIFEGKPKTIGSDQVAVPSSIYKIVVHGNAARAFLMPNRKLPPARSNFTRYEVTVNEVQRATGLTFFPGGNVNLQAHASFCGGSYGS, encoded by the coding sequence ATGAAGCCGCTTGCAAAATCTTCTGTCTCTAAACAGCTCTGGAGCGCCGCCGCGCTCCTGCTGCTCAGCGCCGTGCTGGTCGGCTGCCCCAAGCAGAGCACCGGGACGACCAGCGGCGACAACTGCATTGACGAGTTCGCCGACGGCTCACCCAAGGCTCCGGTCAGCACCGTCGTTCTGTGCCGCGCCGAGTACATCAGCGTCTACGATCCGGCCAGAAAGGTGCCGCTGCTGGTGGCCGAGAAACTGCAACCCGCCGAGTTCGACGGCTCAGTCAGCCGCGCCGACAACTTCCAGCAGGACCCCGACCTGGCCGAGTCGCAGAGCGCGGGGCTGAACGATTACCGCAAGTCCGGCTACGCGCGCGGCCACATGGCTCCCGCCGCCGACTTCACCAGCACCGACGAGGCCATGAACCAGTCGTTTTACTTATCGAACATGGTGCCGCAGGACAGCGGCATGAACAGCGGCATCTGGGCCAGCCTGGAGAGCGCGACCCGCTCATGCGCCAAGCAACTCGGCAGCGTGTACGTCATGACTGGGCCAATTTTCGAGGGCAAGCCCAAGACCATCGGCAGCGATCAGGTGGCGGTGCCGAGTTCGATCTACAAGATCGTGGTCCACGGCAACGCGGCCCGCGCCTTTCTGATGCCCAACCGCAAGCTTCCTCCGGCCCGCAGCAACTTCACCCGCTATGAGGTCACGGTGAACGAGGTGCAGCGGGCCACCGGCCTGACCTTCTTTCCCGGCGGCAACGTCAACTTGCAGGCGCACGCCAGTTTCTGCGGCGGCAGCTACGGCAGCTAA